The nucleotide window AGCCGTATCGCGACGAGTCTCCCCAGGACGACGCCGATCGCTCGCTCGTCGCGTACCTCTTTTCTGACTACTACACGACGGCGATCGCTGCGAGTACGAGCCTGCTGGTCGCTTCCATGCTCGGCGTGCTCGCACTCTCCGGCGTGATGCTCGGGACGATCATCACCATCCTCTTCGTGCTCGCAACGATCGGGACGAACCGCGGCTTCTCGTTTTCAGGAACCGGGACCGCTGACTAATCGCTCGTCACCGGCCACTCGCTCGAGGCAACTCACCGTCCGAGACTGATTTCAGAGTGCGATCAGTCGGCGATCGCTTCGCTCGAGTCCGTCTCGACCGTCGCGTCTTGCACCCAGAGGTCGCCGAACAGCTCGTCCTGCTCGAGGCGGACCCGTCCCCGGTGGGAGAGAAAGAGCAGCGCCAGATACGTCATCACGCGCGAGCCGCCGACGTCTTCGATCTCGGCGTACAACACTTCCTCGCGGCCCCGGTCGTACTGGCCCTCGAGTGCGGTCTCGACGTCGTCGATAACCGTCTCGATGTCCTCCTCGTGGGTCGTGTGCGTGACATCGTCGCTGGTCGGCTCGTCGTCGACCCGGAAGTCGTCGCCCGAGTGGTAGTTCAGTTCCTGCATCCCGCGGTCGTACCCGCGTGGCGAGTCGCTCGTGTCGTAGCTTCGGGACTCCTTCCACCGTGTGTCGCGTTCGGCGCTTCGAAGTTCACGAACCAGTTCGTCGAGCGTCTCCGGCTTCCCGCGGGCGTGTTTGCGCTCGAGGCGGCGTTCCATCTCCGCCTCGAGGCTCTCGACGGGGTCGAAGCCGGGTGCTGGTCCGTCGTCGCCGTCCATCGGCCCCTCGTCCGCGAAGGGAGCCTCCCACGGCGGGAGTTCCTCCTCCTCTGGTTCGTCCGGTGCGAACAGTTCGTCGCTTTTCATCCGCAAGAGCACGCTCGCGTAGAACAGCGCGCGGCCCGACGTCCGCAGGTCGGCGTCGTCGAGCGCCTCGAGGAACTTGTCCGTCACCGCGACGATGTCGATGTCCCACGGATCGATCTCGCCGTCTTCGGCGAGTTGGACCAGCAGTTCGACGGGTTCGACGTCCTCACTCTCGCCTGCGTCGTCACCGCTCTCGCCGTCGACATCGTCCTCGACGGCGCTCTCTCCGTCTCGTTCGTCACCGTCGGAAAACTCGAGGACCGTCGAATCCGAGTTTCCGGGTCGCTCGCGGTCCTCGTGGCTGGCGATGTGCAGCGGGATGTCGTCGTCTTCAGTCACTTGCCGGCACCTCCTCGCTCTCGCCGTCGCCCTCGCTGCTGAGGTCGATGCCAGTCACGGCGCTCACGTTATCCTGTTGCATCGTCACCCCGATGGCTCGCTCGGAGCGGTCGAGCATGGCCGAGCGATGCGAGACGACGACGAACTGCGCCTTCTCGGAGAGTTCGTCGACCATCTGGCCGATTCGCTCGGCGTTGACGGCGTCGAGGAAGGCGTCGACCTCGTCCAGTGCGTAGAACGGAGCCGGATTGTGGCGCTGGATCGCGAAAATAAACGCCAGCGCCGTCAGCGACTTCTCGCCGCCAGACATCGCGTCGAGTCGCTGGATCGGCTTGTCGCCGGGCTGGGCTTTCATCGTCAGCCCGCCGTCGAACGGATCGGCCTCGTTCTCCAGATGGAGGGTCCCGGTCCCCTCCGAGAGCTTCTCGAAGATCTCCGTGAACTGCTCGGCAATCTCGTCGTAGGAGTTCATGAACGTCTGTTTCTTCAGCGTCTCGTACTGCTCGATCCGGTCGCGGATGCCCTCGGCTTCCTCGACCAGCGTCGCCTTCGCGTCCTCGAGACCATCGAGATCCTCTCGCACGTCGTCGTACTCGTCGATCGCGAGCATGTTCACCGGTTCCATTGCCTCCATATCCGCCTGCAACACCTCGATCATCTCGAGGACCGTCTCGTGGTCCGGCACGTCCTCGGGGTCGTAGTCGCCGACCTCGGCCTCGAGGCTCTCGATCTCCCACTCGAGGTCGCGCAGCCGGCTGCGTGCGTCCTCGAGTTTGCTCTCGACGGCGTTGACCCGATCCTGTTGCTGGTCGCGTTTCGTTCGGGCCGTGGACAGCTCCGCTTTCAGGTCGCTGCGTTCGGCTTTGAGTTCGGTCAGTTCCTCCTCGAGTTCCGCGACGGCCTCCCGTTTGTCCTCGAGTGTCTCGCGTTTCTCGGCGATCGCCTCCTCGCAGTCGTCGATCCGGGCTTCCTGTTCGGCTTTCCGGTTCTGGGCCGTCTCGATGTCGTCGTGGAGGTCCTCGATCGCGTCCTCGGCGTACTCTTTTTCCAGACTCAGTTCGTTGAGTGTGCTGTCGAGATCCGCGATGCGGTCTTCTCGCTCGTCGATTTCGTCCTCGAGACGTTCGATCTCGGCGGTGAGTTCGGGAATCTTCGAGTCGGCGAGTTCGGCCTCGAGGTCGTCGATATCGGCTTCGATCTCCGCCACCTCGGCCGTTTTCGTCTCGATCTCGCCTGAGAGATCGGTCATCCTCTCGTCGACGGACTCCCGCTCGGCCTCGAGGTCGTCGAGGTCGTCTCGGAGTTCGTCGATCTCGGCTTCGATCGACTCGCGTTCGTCCGCGAGGCTCTCGAGTTCGGTTTCGATCGAGCGCACTTCGTCGGTCGCGTCGGTCTTCCGATCGCGGGCGTCGTCGAGGCGTTCCTCGACGCCACGAAGCTCCTCGCGAAGGGAATCGCGCTGGTCTTGCAACTCGGTGATCTGTTTCGCGACGCGCTCGAGTTGGCCCTCGCCGCCGCCGGTAAAGGAGTACCGCGAGCCGCCGCCGGAGCCGCCGGTCATCGCACCGCTTTTCTCGACCAAATCGCCGTCGAGCGTGACCATCCGGTAGTCGCCCATGTACGAACGAGCGGTCTCTAAATCTTCGACGACCAGCGTGTCGCCGAGGACGTACGAGAAGACGTCGGCGTACTGCCCGTCGAAGTCGACGAGGTTGTACGCGAAGTCGACCACGCCGGGATCGCTCGGGGCGTTGGGCAGCCGGCGCTTGTGCATGTCCGTCATCGGGAGGAACGTCGCTCGCCCCGCGTTGCGCGATTTGAGGTGGTCGATGCACTGCTGGCCGACGACGTCGTCGTCGACGACAACGTTCGCGAGTCGCCCGCCCGCAGCCGTCTCGCAGGCGACAGCGTACTCGCCGGGGACAGTCCCCAACTGCGCGACCGCGCCGTGAACGCCGTTGATCCCTGCGTTCAGGATCGTCGTCACCGCACGGCCGAACGAGGAGTCGCCGCTTTTGCCCGCGTTGGCCTCGAGTTCGGCGTACTCCTGTTGTTTCGCCTGAATCGTATCGTCGACGTCGTCGAGATCCGACTGGAGCCGGCGCTTTTCACGTTTGAGGTCGTCGACGACGCCCGCGATGTTTTCGCGGTTTTTCTTGGCCTTCTCGAGTTCACGCTCGAGATCGGCCCGTCTGTTCTCGATCTCGGGGATCTCCTCGCGGCGTTGCTCGATCGTCGCCTCCTTTTCACTGATCTCGTTCGAACGCCGCCGGGCTTCGTCCAGCAGTCGGTCCTGTTCGCGCTGGAGGTCGTTTTTCTCGGTCTTGACCGCCTCCAGCTCGTCTTTTCGCTCTGCGAGGTCGGCTTTCAGCTCGTCGAACTCGGTGTCGACAGCGTCGATTTCGGCCTCGAGGTCGTCGCGTTCGGCCTCGCGGTCCTGAATCTCGCTTTTGACTTGTGCTTTCTCGAGTTTGTGCTCGCGGATCTCGTCGTCGAGCTCTTCGATCTGTTCCTGTTTGCGATCGATCTTGACGAAGGCCTCACGGCGCTTCGATTCGGCGTCTTCGATCGCGTCCTCACTGGTCTCGATTTTGTCCTCGAGCCGCGAGATGTCGCCTTTGATCTCCTCGATGTCGCTTTTGATCCGGAGCTGTTCGTCCTCGCCTTTGCGCTCGATTTCGGCGTTCAGATCTTCGAGGTCTTCCTGCAAGCGGACGACTTTCCCCTGTCGTTCGTCGAGTTCACGCTGGAGGTCGGTCAGTTCCTCCTCGAGGTCCTCGACACGATTCTCGGCGCTCGCGAGTTCGTCGCGTTTCTCCTCGAGTTCGCTCGCCTTCTTGTAGCCCTCGTACTCCTCTTTTTCGCGCCGCAAGCGTCGGTATCGCAGGGCTTCCCGGCGTTCGTCCTCGAGTTGGGCGAGGCGGTCGCGTTTCTCCTCGATGCGGAGTTGGGCCTCGTCGATTCGCTCTTCGACGACCTCGAGTTCCTCGAAGGCGTCTTCCTTTTTGGCGTCGAACTCCGCGACGCCGGCGATCTCGTCGATGATCTCTCGACGGGCGTGGGGCGTCATGTTGATAATCTCGGTGACGTCGCCCTGCATGACGACGTTGTAGCCCTCGGGCGTGACACCCGCCTGTGCGAGCAGGTCCTGAATATCCGAGAGGTTGACCGAGCGATCGTTCAGATAGTAATAGGAGTAGTAGTTGTCCTCGGTTTCTTTGACCCGTCGGCGAATCCGAATCTCGTCGACGTCGCCGACGTCGTCGCTGCCAGCGGCGTTGACGACCTGCGAGCGCGTCAGCGTTTCGTCGCTGTTGTCGAGAATCACTTCGACGGTCGCCTCGCGCGGGCCAGCGGAGTTGTTGCCGTCCTCGTGGCCGGGGTTGTAAATCAGGTCGGTCAGCTTTTCGGCGCGAATACCGCGCGTCCGAGCCAGTCCGAGCGCGAAGAGTACGGCGTCGATGATGTTCGATTTGCCGGAGCCGTTGGGTCCGGTAACGACGGTGAAATCCTCGTAAAACGGTATCTTCGTTTTGCGGCCGAAGCTCTTGAAATTGTCCAGAACGAGTGCCTTGATATACATATGTGAGCCAGCCCTCCGTCTCGTCGGGGAATCGTGACCAGTCGATCGCGAAGCGAATGGGACCGCGACGCTGCCACGTAGTTACGCAACAATAATGTCGTCGCTACCTGAGTCTTCCGTTTCGTCGGTCGTCTCGTCCTCGACGTCCGCGTCGGCCGTCGCTTCGGCCACCTCGTCGGGCGCTGCTTCCTGTGTCGTTTCGGCGTCGCCTTCTGGCGCTGCGCTGCGTCGCTCGGGAACGCGAGTCGGCGTCTCGGTATCGAGTTCGGCCTCGAGGACGCGGATGCGCTCTTTCGCTTCGATGAGTTCGTCCGTCAGCCCCTCGACCGTCGACTCGAGTTCCGCGACCGTCGACTCGAGTTGTTCGACACGGTTTTTCGACATATCTTCTAGCGGTTCGTCCGCCCACATAAACGTACGTCAGACACAGCTAACCGTTCTGGTAGGTTCGCCATGGGGGATGGTGATCGTCACGGAACCGCACGAGAAGACTGCCTCAGCAGATCAGTTGTCGTCTTCGCGCCACTTGTGTTCGCACTCGGTACAGATGAAAAAGCGCGTCTCGGATTCGTCGGCCGACCGGATCTGTTGCATATACCAGTGCGCACGGTCGTTCCCACACTCGGGACAGTGGGCGTCGGTCTCTGGCAGGGACGTCTCGCCGGAGGACTCGATAATCTCGCTGGCTTCCTGGTCGTCCGTGACGATGTACTCCTCGGCATCGCCTTTCGGTTTCGTATAGCCACAGCTGCCACACTCCCAGAGGCCGTCGTCGGCTTTCATCATCGAACCGCATTCATCACAAAATTCCATCGTTGTCCGGGTTACGTCGGCCGAGTGACTTAAGGGGCGCGTTTAGCCCGAGCCAACACCCGGTTCGTTCCCTCGGACGGGCCAGCGGTACCACCCGCTTGAGTGAACACGCGATCGGTCTCAGCACGCCGGACGGTGTTCGGATTTTTATATACCCGCCCGTGCTATCCCTCGAGCATGTTCGGAACGAGCGGTATTCGCGGCGAAGTCGGCGAGGAAGTGACAGCCGAGTTGGCGCTGTCGGTCGGTCGAGCGCTCGCCTCGGAGGGGTACGAGCGCGTCGTCGTCGGTCGTGACGTCCGCGAGAGCGGGACGATGTTAGCCGACGCACTCGCCGCCGGTGTTCGAGAGTGTGGCGGCGACGTCATCGACGTCGGCGTCGCGCCGACGCCGACCGTTGCCCGCGGCGTCGAGTGGCTCGAGGCTGACGCGGGGGTCGTGATCACGGCCTCGCACAACCCAGCCACGGACAACGGGATCAAACTCTGGTCGCCGAGCGGACAGGCCTTCGACACCGAGCGTCGGGCGGCGATCACAGACCGAGTCGAGAACGAGCGCTACGACCTCGAGGATTGGACCGGTATCGGCGACCGCAGTCACCACGACGGCTTGCTCGAGCGCCACGTCGAGACGGTTACGGACGCCGTTGGCGACTTCGAGGGACTCGAGGTCGTCGTCGACGTCGGTAACGGAGCCGGCAGCGTGACGGCGGACGCGCTGGTCGAACTCGGCTGTCACGTGCGGACGCTCAACGCCCAGCCCGACGGGCGGTTCCCGGGCCGGCCCAGCGAACCCAACGCGGAGACGCTGACGGACTTACAGCAACTCGTCGGTGCGACGGACGCCGACCTCGGCATCGCTCACGACGGCGACGGCGATCGGATGATGGCCGTCGACGAGCGCGGCGAGTTCGTCCCGAAGGACCTCCTGCTCGCGCTGTTCGCTCGCGAGGCAGCGGGCGATGGCGAGCAGGTCGCCGCACCGGTCGATACGAGCCTCGCCGTCGACGACGCGCTCGCGGCCGTCGGCGCGAGCGTAACCCGGACGGCCGTCGGCGACGTCTACGTCGCGGAACGGGCGACCGAGCCCGAGGTCGTCTTCGGCGGCGAACCCAGCGGGGCCTGGATCTGGCCCGAGGAGACGCTCTGTCCCGACGGCCCGTACGCGGCCTGTACGCTCGCGGCGATGGTCGCTCGAGACGGCCCACTTGGCGACGCAGTCGACGCCCTCGAGACGTATCCGATCCGGCGGACGTCGCTCGAGGTCGATGACAAGACAGCCGTGATGGAGCGCGTCGAGGCGACGGTTCGCGAGCGCGAGTTGGAGGTCGACGCGTTAGACGGCGTCCGGATCGATCACGGCGACGGCTGGACGCTCGTCCGTCCGAGCGGAACCGAACCCGTAGTTCGCGTGACCGCTGAAGCGCGCGATCCCGACCGGGCGGCGGCGCTGTTCGAAGACGCCCGCGCACTCGTCGCTGATGCGGCCGACACCGAATAGGTCGAGCCGACGACAGCCGATCGCGCTACCGCTCCCCGGCCAGCGCCGAAAAGAGCCGTTCCTCGAACTCGTCCCTGTCGATCCCGTCTGCGGGGCCGATCCCTTCCATGTGGTCGACGGATACTTGCCCGCCGCCCATCCGGGCGTGCCCGCCCGCGTTGGCCATTGGAATGTCGCTGACGGCGTGGCGGAGAGTCTCTCCCATGTGGACCCGATCGTCTCGAGAGCGCCCCGAGAGGTGGATCGTGCCGTCGTGTTCGCCGTAGACGACGACCGCCGTGATGCCCTCTAACTGCATCAGTTCGTCTGCGGCTTGGGGAATGGCATCGACGTTGGAGAGTTCGCCGACGTCGCAGACGGCGAAGGGGCCCTTGACGCGCTTTTCGGTGATCGCCGTCGCCTTGATCTGCAAGACGTCGTCGCTGACCTGCGGGTTGGCAACGCGATCTAGCATGTCCTCGTCGATCCCCGGAAAGAGCGTCGCACAGGCGTCGAACTCCGCCCGCGAGCAGCCGTTCGTCAGGTGGTTCGTATCCGAAAGAATGCCGTAGAGCAACCCGGTCGCGAGTTCGTCCGAAATCTCGAGACTGTCGTCGTCCGGTTCGATCGCTGCCCCGAGTTCCTCGAGGTACTCGACGACGATCGTCGATGCCGCGCCGTATTCCGTGCGGACGTCGGTAAACTCCGTGCCGGTCCCGTTACCGGGATGATGGTCGACGACTGCGACCGGTTCGACCGATTGAGAGCCCGCAAAGCCACGCGGCGTGTTGTGGTCGACGAGCACGACGGCGTCGGCGGCGAGCTGTGAACTCGTCTCGATCTGTTCGAGGTCGACGTCGAGAACGGTTCGAAACGCGCGGTTTTCTTGGTGGCGGATCTCACCGGCGTACTGGAGCGTCGTCTCGGTACCGACGGATGCCGCGATGTTCGCGACCCCCATCGCACAGGACATCGCGTCGGGATCGGGGTTCGGATGCATCAATACCGCGACGTTGTCGTAGTTCCCGAGCAGCCGCTGGAGGTGGGCCCCCGGTGGCCGACGAAACCAGCGGACGACCCACCAGCTCCCGACGACGACTGTCGCGGCCGCTAACACGACCAGCGAAAGGATGAGCGGCTCGAGGGACCGTGCTGTGTCGACGATCGGCTCGAGAACCAACGTGTCCACCTCGAGCGACGGCTCGCTCGAGATGGTCCGGGTTCGCATATCACACAATTATATCGAATCCTCAAGAAATTTCCCCCGCAGACGACGGCCCGACGTCACGCCGCGTCGGCGACGTACGCGTCGATCGCGTCGCGGTAGCCCTCCCGATAGGTCGGATACGCGAACTCGTAGCCTAGTTCGCGCAGTTTCTCGTTGGCACAGCGTTTGCTCGTCACGAGGCGTCGCCGCGCGGCCGCCGAGAGGTCGTCGTCTGCGAGTCGGTCGGCTTTCGTCCGTTTCGGCGGGTGCTCGACGCCGGCGGCATCCGCCAACCAGTCGGCGAAGACCCACTTATCCGCGGGTTCGTCGTCGACGATCTGCACGACCGCACCGCGGGCGAGGTCCTCCTCGAGCAGGTAGCGGATGGCCCCCGCCGCATCGTCGCGATGAACCATGTTCAGATAGCCCTCGACGACTGGTCCCTCGAGGTAGCGCTCGAGGCGGTAGCGACCGGGACCGTAGAGTCCCGCAAAGCGAGCGACGGTGCCCTCGTATCCGTACTCGGGTGGCAACTCGCGGGCGATCCGCTCGGCCTCGGCGAGCACTTCGGTCTTCTCGGTCGTGGGCCCGATCGGCGTCTCCTCGTCGACCCAGCCGCCGTCGTGATCTCCGAGGACGCCCGTCGAGGAGGTGTACACCAGTCGCGCCGGCGGCTGGTCACGCTCGCCGAACTGTTCGATCGCCGTTTGCAGTCCCTCGATGTAGACCTCGCGAGCCGCCTCGGCACCGCGGCCGCCGCTGCTGGCCGCGAAGACGATCGCGTCGACGTCCGGCACGGCCTCGAGTCCTTCCTGATC belongs to Natronorubrum aibiense and includes:
- a CDS encoding DUF7518 family protein, whose amino-acid sequence is MSKNRVEQLESTVAELESTVEGLTDELIEAKERIRVLEAELDTETPTRVPERRSAAPEGDAETTQEAAPDEVAEATADADVEDETTDETEDSGSDDIIVA
- the smc gene encoding chromosome segregation protein SMC gives rise to the protein MYIKALVLDNFKSFGRKTKIPFYEDFTVVTGPNGSGKSNIIDAVLFALGLARTRGIRAEKLTDLIYNPGHEDGNNSAGPREATVEVILDNSDETLTRSQVVNAAGSDDVGDVDEIRIRRRVKETEDNYYSYYYLNDRSVNLSDIQDLLAQAGVTPEGYNVVMQGDVTEIINMTPHARREIIDEIAGVAEFDAKKEDAFEELEVVEERIDEAQLRIEEKRDRLAQLEDERREALRYRRLRREKEEYEGYKKASELEEKRDELASAENRVEDLEEELTDLQRELDERQGKVVRLQEDLEDLNAEIERKGEDEQLRIKSDIEEIKGDISRLEDKIETSEDAIEDAESKRREAFVKIDRKQEQIEELDDEIREHKLEKAQVKSEIQDREAERDDLEAEIDAVDTEFDELKADLAERKDELEAVKTEKNDLQREQDRLLDEARRRSNEISEKEATIEQRREEIPEIENRRADLERELEKAKKNRENIAGVVDDLKREKRRLQSDLDDVDDTIQAKQQEYAELEANAGKSGDSSFGRAVTTILNAGINGVHGAVAQLGTVPGEYAVACETAAGGRLANVVVDDDVVGQQCIDHLKSRNAGRATFLPMTDMHKRRLPNAPSDPGVVDFAYNLVDFDGQYADVFSYVLGDTLVVEDLETARSYMGDYRMVTLDGDLVEKSGAMTGGSGGGSRYSFTGGGEGQLERVAKQITELQDQRDSLREELRGVEERLDDARDRKTDATDEVRSIETELESLADERESIEAEIDELRDDLDDLEAERESVDERMTDLSGEIETKTAEVAEIEADIDDLEAELADSKIPELTAEIERLEDEIDEREDRIADLDSTLNELSLEKEYAEDAIEDLHDDIETAQNRKAEQEARIDDCEEAIAEKRETLEDKREAVAELEEELTELKAERSDLKAELSTARTKRDQQQDRVNAVESKLEDARSRLRDLEWEIESLEAEVGDYDPEDVPDHETVLEMIEVLQADMEAMEPVNMLAIDEYDDVREDLDGLEDAKATLVEEAEGIRDRIEQYETLKKQTFMNSYDEIAEQFTEIFEKLSEGTGTLHLENEADPFDGGLTMKAQPGDKPIQRLDAMSGGEKSLTALAFIFAIQRHNPAPFYALDEVDAFLDAVNAERIGQMVDELSEKAQFVVVSHRSAMLDRSERAIGVTMQQDNVSAVTGIDLSSEGDGESEEVPASD
- a CDS encoding DHH family phosphoesterase, coding for MRTRTISSEPSLEVDTLVLEPIVDTARSLEPLILSLVVLAAATVVVGSWWVVRWFRRPPGAHLQRLLGNYDNVAVLMHPNPDPDAMSCAMGVANIAASVGTETTLQYAGEIRHQENRAFRTVLDVDLEQIETSSQLAADAVVLVDHNTPRGFAGSQSVEPVAVVDHHPGNGTGTEFTDVRTEYGAASTIVVEYLEELGAAIEPDDDSLEISDELATGLLYGILSDTNHLTNGCSRAEFDACATLFPGIDEDMLDRVANPQVSDDVLQIKATAITEKRVKGPFAVCDVGELSNVDAIPQAADELMQLEGITAVVVYGEHDGTIHLSGRSRDDRVHMGETLRHAVSDIPMANAGGHARMGGGQVSVDHMEGIGPADGIDRDEFEERLFSALAGER
- a CDS encoding segregation and condensation protein A is translated as MTEDDDIPLHIASHEDRERPGNSDSTVLEFSDGDERDGESAVEDDVDGESGDDAGESEDVEPVELLVQLAEDGEIDPWDIDIVAVTDKFLEALDDADLRTSGRALFYASVLLRMKSDELFAPDEPEEEELPPWEAPFADEGPMDGDDGPAPGFDPVESLEAEMERRLERKHARGKPETLDELVRELRSAERDTRWKESRSYDTSDSPRGYDRGMQELNYHSGDDFRVDDEPTSDDVTHTTHEEDIETVIDDVETALEGQYDRGREEVLYAEIEDVGGSRVMTYLALLFLSHRGRVRLEQDELFGDLWVQDATVETDSSEAIAD
- a CDS encoding SDR family oxidoreductase, translated to MDVAILGCGYVGLELGRQLSDRGHDVIGVRRSEDGIEAIENAGFAAVQTDITDQEGLEAVPDVDAIVFAASSGGRGAEAAREVYIEGLQTAIEQFGERDQPPARLVYTSSTGVLGDHDGGWVDEETPIGPTTEKTEVLAEAERIARELPPEYGYEGTVARFAGLYGPGRYRLERYLEGPVVEGYLNMVHRDDAAGAIRYLLEEDLARGAVVQIVDDEPADKWVFADWLADAAGVEHPPKRTKADRLADDDLSAAARRRLVTSKRCANEKLRELGYEFAYPTYREGYRDAIDAYVADAA
- the glmM gene encoding phosphoglucosamine mutase yields the protein MFGTSGIRGEVGEEVTAELALSVGRALASEGYERVVVGRDVRESGTMLADALAAGVRECGGDVIDVGVAPTPTVARGVEWLEADAGVVITASHNPATDNGIKLWSPSGQAFDTERRAAITDRVENERYDLEDWTGIGDRSHHDGLLERHVETVTDAVGDFEGLEVVVDVGNGAGSVTADALVELGCHVRTLNAQPDGRFPGRPSEPNAETLTDLQQLVGATDADLGIAHDGDGDRMMAVDERGEFVPKDLLLALFAREAAGDGEQVAAPVDTSLAVDDALAAVGASVTRTAVGDVYVAERATEPEVVFGGEPSGAWIWPEETLCPDGPYAACTLAAMVARDGPLGDAVDALETYPIRRTSLEVDDKTAVMERVEATVRERELEVDALDGVRIDHGDGWTLVRPSGTEPVVRVTAEARDPDRAAALFEDARALVADAADTE
- a CDS encoding transcription factor S, with the protein product MEFCDECGSMMKADDGLWECGSCGYTKPKGDAEEYIVTDDQEASEIIESSGETSLPETDAHCPECGNDRAHWYMQQIRSADESETRFFICTECEHKWREDDN